The nucleotide window TTTCTGATGCGGATCGAGCTGGGCTATCCCGATGCCCGGGCAGAACGGGAACTGTTGCGTGGCGGCGATCCCCGGGAACGTCTGGAGAGTCTCCCGGCTGTCGTCTCGGCCACGGAGTTAGAGAAGATATCTCAGGCCTGCGCTGCTGTTAACGTGTCTGAGAGTATTCTGGATTACCTGCAGCGGCTGATTGCCTATAGCCGACAGGCACCTGAATTCAGTTTTGGTATCTCCCCCCGGGGTGCTTTGGCTTTGCTGAAGGCGAGTCGTAGCTGGGCTTATATCGAGGGGCGTGATTACGTGATACCCGAGGATCTGCAACAGCTTCTCGGTCCGGTCACCGGGCACCGTTTACGGGCTGCAGAAGATATCGGCGGGTTTGGTGCCAATGCCCTGATTCAACAACTGCTGAGCCAGGTTGATGTGGTTGCCTGACTCTCGGCTATGTGGCCTGAATTGAGGTTTCAATGATGAGCGGATCAATCCGTCAACGCCTGGGGAGGGCCGTTTTCGACTGGAGTCTACGCCGCAGTCCACGCTTAAAGCAGCTGACCCTGAGCCAGCGGCGAATCTATATAATGCCGTCGCGTGCCGGATTTGTGTTTCTGACGTTATTGTTGGTGATGCTGATACTGGCGATCAACTTTCAGAACAATCTGATGTTTGCCGTGACTTTCCTGCTAGCCAGTCTGTTTGTGGTTACCATTCTGCACACCTATGCCAACCTCTCCGGGCTGACCATTCGCTTTGTTCGGGGACACCCCTGTTTTGTGGGTGAGCAGGCGGCCTTCGATCTGACACTGACCGCTAAGGGTAACCGGCAGTATGAAAGTATTCAGCTGCGTTTCAGGGGGGGAGCAGGAACTGCCGTAGATCTGATTGAGGACCGGCAGAAAAGCATAACGCTATATCAGAAAACGTATCGTCGTGGTTTTTTGCCTGCCGATGTGTTGCAGATTGAGACCTTTTATCCATTGGGATTGTTCAGAGCCTGGACCTGGTTGCAGGTCGACCTGAAAAGCCTGGTCTATCCACGCCCGGTGGAAGGGGGGCGATTAGCCGATCTGAGTGGCTCAGCGGGGACGGATCAGAGTCGGGTGCATATAGGTGAGCGCCATGGCGGTGAGGAGTTTAGCGGACTGGAACCGTACCAGCCCGGTATGTCACTGAAACGGGTGGCCTGGAAACACTATGCCCGGGGGCAGGGGATGTATGTGAAACAGTATGTTGAGCTGAATGATAACCGCAGATGGTTAAGCTGGGATCTGTGGCCGGAGCTATCTCAGGAAGCGCGCATCTCCCGCCTCACCTGGTGGGTGTTGCAGCTTCACCGGAGGGGCGAAGAGTATGGCCTGCTGCTACCCGGTCTGGAGATCGTTCCTGATCGCGGGGAGGCTCACCGGGTAAGGGTTCTGGAAGCGCTGGCCTGCTTCGGTCTGGACTGTCAGCCGGGCGTTCAGGAGAGAACTCCGTGAAACCGCTGTTTCAACTGACCCGCAGCAGCATGATCTGGTTGCTGGTGAGCATTCTGATGGTGATGGCACCCTATGTCACAGTGGTCCCCGGCTGGTTATTTCTGCTGGCTGTTTTTACTGTGGGCTGGCGTCTGATGGTGCATAGCGGACGCTGGAGCTTCCCTCACTGGAGTGTACGTTCAGCACTGCTTGCGCTGGTGCTGGTGGGACTGTTGTTTGAACTACGCTCGGGATCGGTGATGGTAGTAACGGTCGGTTTACTGCTGGCTGCGTTTCTGCTGAAACTCACCGAAATGTACCGGCGACGGGATGCGCTGGTGGTTCTCTATGTCGCATTGCTGCTGATTGTATGCAGTTTTCTATTTTTTCAGTCGATACCCATGGCGCTTTATAGCCTGATATCGCTGATTGTTGTGACCGCCTGTCTGAATACCGTGTATCGCAGTCAGCAAAACACAGATATCTGGCGACCATTGAAGCGTTCAGCGGTGCTTTATATGCAGGCGTTGCCGATGATGCTGGTGCTGTTCCTTATTTTTCCCCGCATCGCTCCGCTGTGGCAGGTGGATATGAATACCGGGCAGAGTTTTACCGGGCTGTCAGACTCTATGTCGCCGGGAGATGTCAGTCGTCTTACCCGTTCGGCGGATATCGCTTTCAGGGCTCGTTTTGACGGGCCGTTACCCACAGAAAATCAGCGTTACTGGCGAGGCCTGACCTATGACAGGTTTGATGGCAGGCGCTGGACGCGCTCTGGACAGCGAGGCTTTGAACTGCAAAATGGGCTGCAGTCCAGCCCTCCGGATCAATTAACCAGCCCCCGGGCTTATCGCTATGAGATGGTGATGGAAGCGACCGGACAAATCTGGCGATACGGTCTGGATGTGCCGGTGAGTTATCCCGTCACTATGCGTCGTCTCAGTGATATGACTCTGCAGGGGCAGGGGCCATTGATGCAACGGACGCAGTATTCGCTGGTTTCCCGCTCTGCTCCGCTGCGACAGACGCTGTCTGCCGAGCGCTATGATACTTACCTGCAACTGCCGGAAAGGGGCAATGAGAAAGCCCGGCAACTGGCGTTGCAGTGGGCATCACGACAACCGGGGGTTAAAGCCTTCACTGTTCGGATGATGACTTTTTTTGCGACTGATTTTCGCTATACCCTGGAGCCCCCGCTGTTGCCGGGCAGTGATTCTGTTGACCAGTTTCTGTTTCAGACACGGCGGGGTTTCTGTGGTCACTTTGCCAGTGCCGGAGCGTTTTTGTTGCGGGCGGCCGGAATTCCTGCGCGGGTGGTCGGTGGCTATCTGGGGGGCGAACTTAATCCGCTGGATGGCGCCCTGACTGTGCGTCAGTATGAGGCTCATGCGTGGCTTGAGTACTGGGATAAAGCAGACCTGCGCTGGCACCGGCTTGATCCAACCTCGGTGGTGTCACCGTTGCGGTTGGAACAGTCTGCGGCGCAGTTGTTCAGCACCGAACCCTCATTTCTCGCCGATGCGATGCTGATGCGTAACGGCTTTCTCCGTGGTTCGCTGTTAAAGGAGCTGAGACTGCGATATGAAATGATTAACTATGGCTGGCATCGTTGGGTACTTAACTTTCAGGATCGTCAGTCTGGTTTTTTACAGGAGTTACTCGGGGGCATTTCGGTAGTTAAAATTGTACTGCTGATTCTGGGTACCGGAGGGCTGGTGCTGCTGGCCGTTGCGGGAAGCTTATTTGTCTGTCGCAGGCAGCGTAAAGACCCGTTGATCATCGCGCTGAAACGGTTGGATAAGTGTTTACTTAAGCTCGGTTTACAGCGTTGCAGTGGCGAGACTCCCGGTCAGTTTTTTACCCGGTTGGAGCAGTCTTTTCCTTCACTTTCCGAAGAGTTTGCTGCATTGTCACGTTGTTATGAACAGATCAGTTATGCGGAAGACTGTGATCCTGAGTTGCTATCGCTGTTCAGGCGTTTAGTGGCCCGCTGCTGTGCGTTAATTTCCCCCAAACTTTTAATTGATAAGCCTACTTGATAAGCCTGATTGAATGATACGACACACAATGAATTCTGTTTTTCAGCCTTTTTTACCATCACACGCAGCGTGCTTGATCGATGTCTGCTGAAGGTCGCTTTACCCCAGGCTATACGGTGCGCCGCAGTTCACGGCGGCGCACGATTGAGATTCAGGTGCGTCCCGACAGTGTCAGGGTGTTAGCTCCAGCCCGGGTGGCTCAGTCCAGAATCGATCAGTTGGTGAGGCAAAAAACCGACTGGATCATCACCCGCCAACGGGAGCTGCGGCTGCGGGTGCCGGTATCTTCTGCGCCTGTCCTACTGGATCAGGGCAGTCAGCTGTTCTGGCTGGACGAACCTTTAATACTTGAAGTCGCTGTCGATCAGCCAGAGACCTGCGTTCATCTCTCGCCAGGCAGTATTAAACTGGCGCTTTCCCGACGGATCCGAAAGCCGCGGTCGGACGCGATAAAAGAACAACTGGAGCTGTGGTACCGTGCACAGGCACAGGATTATTTTCAGCAGCGGGTGAGTGCGTGGAGTGCGCATATGAAACTGTCGCCCACGGCGGTGGTCGTGCGCAGTTATCGGCGCAAGTGGGGCTGCTGTAACAGTCGGGGTGTGGTCAGCTTTAACTGGTTACTGATCATGGCGCCAGCGAGCATTATCGACTACGTGATCGTGCATGAGCTGAGTCACCTGAAACAGATGAATCACTCTCCTCGATTCTGGCAGGAAGTGACGCGGTATTATCCGGATTATGCTGATGCGAAGGCCTGGCTGAACAGCAGCGGAACGCGTTTGCAGTGGCCACCGGCAGATATTAATTCCGGGACATGATTATTCAGCCTGGCGATAATGCCGTTATCAACGCTCATGTATGAGTGACTTTAGTATAAAGAGAATAGTCCTTTGGTCTCTATCTTTATGTTAAACATGGCGATTACATGAAATGGGTAGTTTTTTTCTTTTAACGGCAAGGCTTTTCATTTAAAAGGGTACTTATCGTATCCGAATAATAACGACAAAGAAGTGGATGAGTATGGGGCTCTATGACACAGTAGAACGAAATTTTTTCAATTCACTAACCCGTAAAATAGTCGGAAATGTAGCTTTTATGCTACTGCCCTCGCTATTGTTTATGGGACTGAATTTGTACAGCTATGGGGAACTGGAACAGGCTGTGATTCAGTCCGCCAATAACCCGGAACTGGTCTCGAAACTGAATCAGTTGCAGATGTTCAGTGGGTTGTTGTTGGTCTTTGCCATCGGCGCTTCGCTATTTACGATATTTTTTATGCGGCATATTTTTTTACGGCCGATACGTAAAATGATCGATGTCCTCAGCGCCATCAAAGACAAGGATGGTGATATCTCCGCAACACTGCCTGATTTTACCCATGATGAAATCTCCACCATGGCGTCCAGTTATAATGGATTTTCTACCAGTCTGAAAAAAATTATTGCTGATACCCGTAACCACAGTGTCAGAGTGGCGCTCAGTGCCACCCAATTGAGTAAGGTGTTACAGGAGGTTCATCAGTCAACCAGTGAGCAGGAAGAGCAGGCTCAGCAGGTGCTGATTTCCAGTCAGGAGTCTACTTCGGCGATTCAGGAAGTTGCTGGGAATACCCTGAAAATATCTGAATATACCAGTAATAACCTGAATGAGATCAGAAGCTCCAGTCATGAGCTGGAACAGGTGCTGGGTCAGGTGCGTACTATTTCCGAACTGGCATCCGGCTTTCAGGATACGGTTGAAAAACTGAGTGCCAGCTCTGAGACCATTACTGAAATTCTTTCGATGGTAAAACGGTTTTCTGACCAGACTAACCTGTTGGCGCTGAACGCCTCGATTGAAGCCGCCAGAGCCGGTGAGGCGGGACGGGGCTTTGCCGTGGTAGCCGACGAGGTGCGTAATCTGTCGCAGCAGGTACAAACGGCCACTTCTGAGATTGATCAGAATATTTCAGTGATGACTGACCTGGTCAATGATACCAAGACTAATTCAGCTAACATTCTCGAATATACCCGTAACACAGAGGGCTTTATCAGTGATACCAGTGTACAGTTCACCCGTCTGGTTCATGATTTCGAAGGTGTGAATAATCAGCTGACTACTATCAGTTCGACCCTCGATGAGTTGTCATACACTAACAAAGAGTCCCATTCTCATGTTGAGCGTATCGCTGGTATCAGTGGCGATATCCGTGATGAGATGGAGCGTTCAAGGGAGTTCTCCGCTGATCTTGAAAGTTCAACCGAGGAGACTCAGGAGCTGTTGTCGCGCTTTATTATTGGCTATGGCAGCTTTGAAAACATCATTCAGGCGGGACGCGAATGGACCCGACAGATCCAGGGGGCTCTGGAGCAACTGAGCAGTGAGGGATTCGACGTATTTGATCGGAATTATAAGCGGACCAACGAAGGTCAGTTGCCTGAAAAGTTCGATGTCAGCTATGTCGATGCCTTCGAAAACCTGTTGCGACCAATGTACGATGATTATTTAAGGCAGAAGCCGGATCTGATCTACGCCCTTGCCATTGGTGTTGACGGTTATGCTCCGGCGCATCACCTTAAGGTGTCTGAACCGCTGACCGGTAATTTTGAAACGGATAATGTGAAAAGCCGTCATCGGCGTTTCTTTAAAGGCAGCCGTGCTGAGGTTCGTCGGGCAACTAATACCGCGCCGTTCCTGCTGCAGACCTTTGTTCGGGACACGGGTGAGGTGTTGAATGATCTGACCTTCCCTGTGTATGTTAATGGCCGGCACTGGGGAGGATTTGCGCTTGGTTTCAAACCAGAACTGTTACTCGATCATGTCAGCAGTAACTGAGTATGGTTAAACTCTGATAGTATAATGTGCTGTTGTTAACAGGCCCGCTTCCTTCTGGTAGCGGGCTTTTTTGTGTCTCGTTTTTCGTCTCATTTATTCGTGAATCCGGCGTGTTGTGAAGGTTTTGTGTGAAAGAGTCTTCTCTATACTGTGTCGGGCGGGTAGGCACTAAAGGTGTAATCGCAGCGCCGCTTGAGTATGAGGTACTTTCGCTTTACGCCTGTTTATCCTTTGTGGGCGGGGCGATAGAGAGGTTTGGTCGGCCGTCTAATTGCCGGTCTGAACGGTGCTAAAGTCGCCTGTAGTCTGGTGTCACAAAGCCCAATAATGCCCTGACTTACACAATAAACCAATCGATGAAGAATCAGAGGGCATAATGAATAATAAAAAACTATGGCGCAGCGTGCCGTTAGCCTTGGCAGTAGCATTCAGTAACAGTGCAATGGCTGGTATCAGCCTGTACGATCAGGATGGTACAACCTTCTCAGTAGACGGCTATTTCAATGCTTTCTACACCTATCAGGACAGCGAAGATAAAGTCGCTGATACCAATACCAAGACCTCCCGCGTGCGCATGGGATTTCTGCCAAACTATATCGGCTTTAATGTCGGCAAAAAGGTGGGTGATCTGACTGTCGGTGGTCGTTCCTCTTTCTGGGTTTCTATCAACGATAGCAACCAGGATGGCGATGGAACTAAAACTGATTCCATGATCGATGTGCGTCAGTTTTATGCAACGGTCGACGGCGACTTTGGTCAGGTGTTGTTCGGTAAGGATTTTGGTCTGTATGGTCGCAGTAACATCTTTGGTGATGAGCTGCTGATGGGTGTTGGCTTTGCACCAGCAGCCACAAGTAATACTACATTCGGTAACATCACCACCGGTTATCCCTATGCTAACCCAACCGCGCAGATCACTTACCGTTCACCGGTTATGAGTGGTTTTCAGGTTGCCGTGGGTGTACTTGATCCGAACACCACGGGTGATACTGTAGATGACTCGAACTCCGCGCGCTTTGAAACTGAAGCAACCTATACGGCGGATTACGATGGCGTTGCAATCAAAGCCTGGGTCGGTGGTGCAGTCGGAGATTCGGTGACTTCCGGAGTGGATGCTCAGGGTATTTCTTACGGTGCCCGGATTGCAGCCGCGGGCTTCGCACTGACCGCATCCGGATTTGATCAGGAAGGCATCAGCAGCGTGTTTGCCAGCAATACTCTGACGGACAGCGCTGAATCTGAAGGTTATCTGGTACAGGGTTCATATGCTTTCAATGCAAACCGTGTTGTGCTTTCCTATGGTCAGACTGAAAATACTGCTGCAGGCAGTTCAGTTACGACCCAGGACTCTCTGACCGGTGCCGCACTGTTTCACAGTATCAATGACAACCTGACATTGGTTGCTGAATATACGGTTCACAAAACCGATAACGGCACAATTGATACCTCTGAAACCGATACCGTTGCTCTGGGCGCTGTCCTGAGCTGGTAATCTGCCTGACGGCACCCGCATCCTCGCCGGCAAACCCCTTCCTCTGCCGGCGAGGATGCTTTCTTACTACTTTAGTCTTGTTTTTGTAAACTATAAGTATATATAAAACAACACGTTAACTGGATTTTTTCTCTCCTGTAGTACTTATCAGGTACTCAAGTATACTATTTTCAATTGTCATTCCATTTTAGACTCAAAGGTCATCTCAAACTAGCGATGTGACCACTGTGACGAATCAATCATCTCAGAAGAATATATGCCAGCCAGAACTGTGCACTGCATTTTCAACCGAACGTGATGAACGGGTGGCCGTCGATCAGCTCTTCCAGCAGCTGAACAGGCCCGACCTTAGCTTTGTTCTGTTTTTTTGCTCGGCTGAGTATCAGCTGTATAACCTGTCCAAGGCGTTTCAGCAGCGATTCAAAGATACTCTGGTGGTCGGATGTACCTCCGCTGGCGAGATTACTGTCGAGGGTTATGATCAGGGCTGTATCTCTGCGATAGGTTTTTCCAGTGAGTATTTTGCCGTGAGCGGACGCCTGATCAGCAGCTTGGAAAACTTTGATTTTAATGATGCCCAGGGGGTGGTGGAACAGCTGTCTGAACAGTGTCTGCAACAGCAAGTTGCGCCGATCAAAGATCATAGTTTTGCCCTGACACTGTTTGATGGATTGTCTACTCAGGAGGAAAAGGTGTTGGTAACACTGGATTCCGCACTGGGTAGTATTCCCCATTTCGGTGGCTCTGCCGGGGATGATATCTGTCTGGCTAATACTCATGTCTTTTTCGATGGTGCTTTTCATACCAATGCAGCGGTGATTATTCTGGTGAATACCCGTTGCGAATTCCGGGTGTTCAGCGGCCACCATATGGAAAGCCGTGATACCAAGCTGGTGGTCACGGAGGCTGATAGCGAGCAGCGCAGGGTGATTGAGCTGAATGCGGAACCTGCAGCCATTGAGTACTCCCGCATTGTGGGAGTGCCGGTGGAGGAGCTTAATCATGAGTCGTTTGCCCTTAACCCGATCGCGGTCAGGATTGGCGAGGAATATTTCGTCCGCTCTATCCAGAGTGTCAACGATGATCTGAGTCTGACATTCTACTGTGCTGTCGAGAACGGTATCGTTCTGACACTGATGGAGCCCGGTGAACTGATATCCAAGCTTGATGAGCAGCTTACACGCGAGGAACTCGCCCTGGGGGAGCATCTGCTAACCCTGGGGTGTGATTGCTTTTTACGCCGCCTCGAAGCTCAGCTCAGAGGCAAGTGTGAGCCAGTCTCTCAATTGTTGCAGCGTCATCGGGTGGTTGGGTTCAACACTTACGGTGAGCAGATCGATGGTATGCATGTTAATCAGACCTTTACCGGTGTAGCGATCGGGAGAAAAATATGAGTGGTATGGGGCAGGATCAGTCGATTGACCTTGTCCTGCGGGTTGAGGAGCTGGAGAGAGAAAACCACAAGTTGCAGAAGATCAACCGGGTTCTGATTGAGCGGGTTGAGGTGAGTGGAACCACCCGAACTGATCCTTATGCAGCCTTTGAACACTCGGTTGTTCTGGCCGAGCAGGTACGCGAGCGAACTGCGGCACTCAATGTCGCCCTGGGGGATCTGAAGACCAGTAATACCGCTCTGAGTAAGGCCAAGCAGCAGGCTGAACTGGCTCATCAGCGCTTAATCGATGGGATTGAAAGCATCTCCGATGCGTTTGTCCTGTTTGACAGTGAGCGGCGAATTGTTCTGTATAACAGTAAATTTGAATCGGTCTGGGCGGGTACCGGCGTTTCAATAGAAGAGGGGCTGGGAATTCAGGATATTCGCCGGCTTGCGGATCAGCACGGTTTGATAGAGGAGGAGTTCCGCGGTGATGAGACGGATAACTCGGTGTTCTATCGACTCAAGAATGGCCGCTGGTTTCAGGTGAGTGAGCGCGCTACGCTGGATGGCGGTCTGGTTATCCTCTACACCGATATTACCGAACTGAAGCAGAACGAAACGGCGCGTCGGGAGCGGGCCCTGGCGGATAAGTCCAGAGTGTTGCAGAACACCGTTGATAACCTCTCTCAGGGGGTTGTGCTGATCAATTCTGACGGCCGGCTGGAGGTCTGGAATCAGCGTTTTCTGGAACTGTCGGGGTTCGAGGAAGAGGAGTTGAATGAACAGCCGCTGTTTGAGGACCTGATCGCCCGCTGTGAGTTGATTCTGCTGACCCCTTTCAGTAATCATCACCACTCCGGTGGCACCATTGAACTGGAGCAGAGCCTGCGAAGTGGTCAGGTAATTGAGATCCGTACCCACCCGATTCAGGAAGGCGGGTTTGTTAATACCTACACAGACATTACTGAGCGCCACCAATATGCCGAAACGCTGCGGGAAAGTGAGCAGTGGATCCGCCTGATTACCGACCATGTTCCGGCCCTGATCGCTTATGTTGGCGATGACCTGCGATTCCAGTTTACCAATAAAGTGTATGAGGACTGGTATGGCTGGCCGCGGGAAGCGCTGATCGGTAAGACCATTACGATGGTTCATGGCGGCGATCAGTTTGTTAATCTTAAACCCTATATCGACAGGGCTCTGTCCGGCGAAAGTGTTACCTTTGAGATCGAGGAGAAAGACCCTCAGGGTGGCCCCCGGTATATGCTTAAAGCCTATGTGCCAAACCTGGATTCAGAGGGGCGTGCCGTCGGTTTCTTTGTGCTGATCAGGGACATTACCGAACGCCGCAAAACCGCTTATGCCTTGCAGGAATCCTATCAGACGATGGAGCAGCGGGTTATTGAGCGAACCTCTGAGCTGACCAAACTGAATGATCAGTTGATGCAGGAGATCACTGAACGTAAGCAGGTGGAAGGACGTCTGTTGGAAGCCAGTAAGCATGCTGAGCAGGCCAACCTCTCGAAAACCAAGTTTCTCGCGGCGGTCAGTCACGATCTGTTGCAACCCTTGAATGCCGCCCGGCTGTTTACCAGCGCCCTGCAGGAAAAACCGGCGGTGCAGAGTGAGCGGCACCTGATCGATTCGGTCGGCAGTTCACTGGATGATGTGGAATCGCTGCTCAGTACACTGGTGGATATCTCGAAACTGGATGCGGGTGTGATTGAGCCGGACGTAACCGTATTTCCGGCCAGTAGTCTGCTAAATAATATTGCTAATGAGTATCAGCAGGTTGCTATCAGCGAGCAGCTGAAGCTGCGTTATGTGGCAAGCAGTGCGGTGATCTGTTCCGACTCTCAGCTGTTGGCGCGTATTCTGAGAAACTTCCTGACAAATGCGATCCGCTATACCGATCATGGTTCGGTTCTGCTGGGATGCCGGCGTAAGCGCAACAGTCTGGTTATTGAGGTATGGGATACCGGTCATGGTATACCCGAAGATAAGCTGGGCGATATATTTCTTGAGTTTAAGCGTTTGCATGGCACTCCGGTAGACAATGATAAGGGGTTGGGGCTGGGGCTGGCGATCGTTGATAAGATCTCACGGATGCTGGGCCATCAGATCAGCGTCAGTTCGGTGCCGGGTAAAGGCTCCATGTTCTCGGTAGAGGTTCCGCTCGCCAGAGCGGACCAGATTCCCGTCAGGACGAAAGAACAACATCAACCAGCGGCCGGAGATCAGCTTGAGGATGCAGCGATCTGGCTGATCGATAATGATCCGGCGATCTGTCGGGGGATGCAAACCTTGCTTGAAGGCTGGGGCTGTCGGGTGAAAACGGCCCATGATGAAGCTCAGCTGATGGCGCTGCTTGAGAACGCTGAGCCGCCCGGTTTGTTAATCGCGGATTATCATCTGGATAATGATGAGAATGGTTTGGATGCGGCTATCAATTTCAACCGGCAACTTAGCAATCCTGTCCCGGTAGTGATGATCACCGCCAATTATACCAATGAGCTGAAGCAGATCGTGCGGGAGCAGGGGTATCTGCTGATTAATAAGCCGGTAAAACCGATGAAGCTGAAGATGACGCTCAACCATCTGCTGGAGTGAATCATCGTTCTGGTTATGGGTTGGAGTAACTGAGACAGAAGGTGAGGCAGAGAGTGAGGCAGAAGGTCATGAGTAAGTGTCAGATTCAGTTAAAACTAATCAGACACTTACTCTGTTGGCAGTGATAACGGAGCGGTACTGTTTAACGTTTCAGGTACTGGTTGAAGTCAACGTTGCCTGCACACAGTACCGCCTGAATACGATTATGCACGCCTAGCTTTCTCAGGATGGCGCTGACATGCGCTTTGACTGTGGTTTCGGCGATATTTAGGGTGTAGGCGATCTGCTTATTGGATTCGCCTTCAGACATCCGTTCGAGTACCAGCAGCTGTCGGCGGGTCAGTGAGGAAAGCATTTCAGGCGGGATCTGACTTTCATCGTGACGACGATGGATGCTGCCTGAAGGTTTTTCTGAGCGGATGATATCGGATGGCAGATAAACATTGCCATTCAGAATCTGCTGCAGCGCTTCTGTCATCTGCTCACGTGGAGAGGACTTAGTGATAAAGCCAACGGCGCCGTAAGTGATGGCCTGAAGCACAATCTGCTTATCCTGTTCGGCGGAGACAATAACGACGGGAATAGTAGGGGAGTCGTTACGCAGGCTGATCAGTCCGTTCAGACCGTGCATCCCCGGCATATTCAGGTCCAGCAGAATCAGATCAAGGTCATCTTCCTCTTTGGCAATTTCCAGTGCGCTGTCCAGGTCCTCGGTTTCGAGTGTTTCGCAACCAGGGAAGCCGTTCGCTATGACGCCGCAAATGGCTTCGCGGAACAGGGGATGGTCATCGGCAATAAGAATTTTATACACATTGTTCTCCCGTGGGCGCCTGCCATTTGGCAGATATTTACCGCCCATTATAATTATTCTGTAATGGGACTGGGTTTGCTACCCAGTTTACTACATTGCTGCTTCAGAATAGAAACAGC belongs to Amphritea atlantica and includes:
- a CDS encoding PAS domain-containing protein; protein product: MSGMGQDQSIDLVLRVEELERENHKLQKINRVLIERVEVSGTTRTDPYAAFEHSVVLAEQVRERTAALNVALGDLKTSNTALSKAKQQAELAHQRLIDGIESISDAFVLFDSERRIVLYNSKFESVWAGTGVSIEEGLGIQDIRRLADQHGLIEEEFRGDETDNSVFYRLKNGRWFQVSERATLDGGLVILYTDITELKQNETARRERALADKSRVLQNTVDNLSQGVVLINSDGRLEVWNQRFLELSGFEEEELNEQPLFEDLIARCELILLTPFSNHHHSGGTIELEQSLRSGQVIEIRTHPIQEGGFVNTYTDITERHQYAETLRESEQWIRLITDHVPALIAYVGDDLRFQFTNKVYEDWYGWPREALIGKTITMVHGGDQFVNLKPYIDRALSGESVTFEIEEKDPQGGPRYMLKAYVPNLDSEGRAVGFFVLIRDITERRKTAYALQESYQTMEQRVIERTSELTKLNDQLMQEITERKQVEGRLLEASKHAEQANLSKTKFLAAVSHDLLQPLNAARLFTSALQEKPAVQSERHLIDSVGSSLDDVESLLSTLVDISKLDAGVIEPDVTVFPASSLLNNIANEYQQVAISEQLKLRYVASSAVICSDSQLLARILRNFLTNAIRYTDHGSVLLGCRRKRNSLVIEVWDTGHGIPEDKLGDIFLEFKRLHGTPVDNDKGLGLGLAIVDKISRMLGHQISVSSVPGKGSMFSVEVPLARADQIPVRTKEQHQPAAGDQLEDAAIWLIDNDPAICRGMQTLLEGWGCRVKTAHDEAQLMALLENAEPPGLLIADYHLDNDENGLDAAINFNRQLSNPVPVVMITANYTNELKQIVREQGYLLINKPVKPMKLKMTLNHLLE
- a CDS encoding response regulator transcription factor, translating into MYKILIADDHPLFREAICGVIANGFPGCETLETEDLDSALEIAKEEDDLDLILLDLNMPGMHGLNGLISLRNDSPTIPVVIVSAEQDKQIVLQAITYGAVGFITKSSPREQMTEALQQILNGNVYLPSDIIRSEKPSGSIHRRHDESQIPPEMLSSLTRRQLLVLERMSEGESNKQIAYTLNIAETTVKAHVSAILRKLGVHNRIQAVLCAGNVDFNQYLKR